From the genome of Bosea sp. Tri-49, one region includes:
- a CDS encoding AzlD domain-containing protein, whose translation MTQPIAFLDGPWWPYLALFLFAVLPTEIWRWLAVVFARRLDENSPWLEWVRLVATALLAGVVAKLVLAAPGALAGVPLAVRLAALAVAVTVVLVDRRKVMLAVVIGEAVLIGGAWWLV comes from the coding sequence ATGACGCAGCCGATCGCTTTTCTCGACGGGCCGTGGTGGCCCTATCTCGCGCTTTTCCTGTTCGCGGTACTGCCGACAGAGATCTGGCGCTGGCTCGCCGTCGTCTTCGCGCGCAGGCTAGACGAGAACTCGCCATGGCTCGAATGGGTCAGGTTGGTCGCGACGGCTCTGCTCGCCGGGGTGGTGGCCAAGCTGGTGCTGGCGGCTCCGGGCGCGCTCGCCGGCGTGCCGCTTGCGGTCAGGCTGGCGGCGCTCGCGGTCGCCGTGACGGTCGTGTTGGTCGACCGGCGCAAGGTGATGCTGGCTGTGGTCATCGGCGAGGCCGTGCTGATCGGCGGCGCCTGGTGGCTGGTCTGA
- a CDS encoding AzlC family ABC transporter permease gives MSKSVRSAWVRPVLTGFRDAVMLPAWVVGLSLMGVGSLARDVGYPVEAAVLSTILVWAGPSQVLFFASIAAGAAWSAIALAIGFASLRFLPMTVALLPLLRRPGQGIGTQLLLAHYVAVTSWVESLRRLPAMPPEQRVPYFLGFANALIVVSSFTTFVGFQLAGVVPTPVAAGLLCLTPIFFLSSMVAGIRGLGDMVAIGLGLALGPAASWAIGGGFDLIVSGVVGGSIAFLVQRWRKAPKAGG, from the coding sequence ATGAGCAAGTCCGTCCGCAGCGCTTGGGTTCGGCCGGTCCTCACCGGCTTTCGCGATGCCGTGATGCTGCCGGCCTGGGTGGTCGGGCTTTCGCTGATGGGCGTCGGCTCGCTGGCGCGGGATGTCGGCTATCCGGTCGAGGCCGCCGTGCTCTCGACCATCTTGGTCTGGGCCGGCCCGTCGCAGGTCCTGTTCTTCGCCTCGATCGCCGCTGGCGCCGCCTGGAGCGCGATCGCCTTGGCGATCGGCTTCGCCTCGCTGCGCTTCCTGCCGATGACCGTGGCACTGCTGCCGCTGCTGCGCCGCCCAGGGCAGGGGATCGGAACGCAGCTGCTGCTCGCCCATTATGTCGCGGTGACGTCCTGGGTCGAAAGTCTCAGGCGCCTGCCGGCGATGCCGCCTGAGCAGCGCGTGCCCTATTTCCTCGGCTTCGCCAATGCGCTGATCGTCGTCAGCTCGTTCACCACTTTCGTTGGCTTCCAGCTCGCCGGAGTGGTGCCGACGCCGGTCGCAGCCGGGCTGCTCTGCCTGACACCGATCTTCTTCCTGTCCTCGATGGTCGCCGGTATCCGGGGGCTGGGCGACATGGTCGCGATCGGGCTCGGCCTCGCGCTTGGGCCGGCGGCGAGCTGGGCGATCGGCGGCGGCTTCGACCTGATCGTCAGCGGTGTCGTCGGCGGCAGCATCGCCTTCCTCGTGCAGCGCTGGCGCAAGGCGCCGAAGGCGGGCGGATGA